Part of the Pangasianodon hypophthalmus isolate fPanHyp1 chromosome 9, fPanHyp1.pri, whole genome shotgun sequence genome is shown below.
gtgtaaagtgtaaatcaCTTAAAGGGACTCTGAGGCAGGTCAGACAGGGGGCACCCGGATTTGAACCAGGGACCTCTTGATCTGCAGTCAAATGCTCTACCACTGAGCTATACCCCCATGGGAAAGGTGAAAGGTCATTTACATACAGGTGCTTGTGTCCACAGGGAATAGTGATATCTCTGCCTTCTGTGATTCTCTGATCAAACATAGCTGTAAAacattaatgaaacatttcCCTGTTGTgtaatatagcaaaaaaaaagcacaacagaCATGTGATTTGGCTACACAGTTTGTTTTCCACGTGATTTTTTacaggattcatttatttttacgttaataaatgcaaacaatatATATGTACTATAATAAATGATACAAACAGCACAGTACATAAAAAGTGTCCAGAACAATCTTTGTGATTCGATGTGTTTGAATGGAAAATGTCTCTGCTGATGTAACTCCAGATTCTTGAACAGGAGCTTTCTGTCGCCTTGTTCAAGTTTTCCTGGAGAGACAGTTAGGCAGTTAAACAATTTACAGTCTCatataatacaaatatgaagaagaatataaaatacagaatCAGAGTGtataaaaacagttttcttttgaaagaattttttttagctgatcAAATAATATGTCTTCTCTAATCTGAGCTGAGTAGAACCGAGTCTCTTCCTGCCTGCCAGGCTCGATGGGCGATCGCTCTGCCTGCAGCGACTGTAGCCAGGAGAAAGACCAGACCAGCCAAACCAACACCACCGAACATCAGCCCTCGCTCAACCCCACTCACTccacctagagagagagagagagacagagagagatagaaaaagagacgaaaagagagagagggagagtgagagagagtgcaagagagagacagtaagagagagagagagaaaacgagcaagagagagagagcaggagagaggatATAATATAACACAGATAATCACATTTCACATGTGTGTGGTGTACTGGGAAAACTCTTCATATGGTCAAAGGTtgacattttgtttgtgttttgaatttttctcaaccagaagtaaagttctcGCATTTTAAAGTCCACCAAAAGTGAGAGCTGAAAAAACTGCATTGAAAGATGTCAGTCCAATTTCGCTGGAATGCACCACACCTAATGTTGTGTTAAAACAGAACTGACAAATATTAAAGaattatcatcatttttttGTACCTGTGGGTTTCCTGAAGGATGCAGTTGTGTAAGTGCTGGTCGAGCTCTCTGTGGaaatgagaagaaaacaaacagtttaTTGTTGTGACATTAACCCTATAACACAGTTACATAACCTCAGAAGGAGTGGGTTAATGATCTGAATGAGGCGTGTTAAAGGAGAAAAAGTGGTTGCAGTTTCCTTCCTCAGGAACCTATGGTAATACTTTCATTTGTTTAGGTTGTACCTGAGGAAGAAGCTTTGAGACATCACATACATTACTGTCTATATAATTatgttacatttatggcatttggcagaaacGCTTATCCAGAGAAACTGCCATTTATCTCAGCTACACCACTGAGCAGGTGAGGGTTAAGGCCTggtgctcaagggcccagcagtagcgGTTTAGCGTTCAGTAGCCCAACATCtgaaccactgagctaccactcaGCTTGTGTCCGGAAGTAAAAGCATCTGCTGTCTGTCTTGTGGTAAAAGTCATACAGAGACCATGATCAGGCGGTGTGAGCTGAGTGAGTATATAGACAATATCCTTTAGACTATTGGTTATTTCCATGGGCATATTAAAGGTGTAGAGTGTAAATCACTTAAAGATGTTATAAAGCAGGGGGCACCCAGATTTGAACTGGGGACCTCTTGATCTGCAGTCAAATGCTCTACCACTGAGCTATACCCCCATAGAGCATGAGGAAAAAAGACTCCAGAAGTAAGTGACCAGAAGTAAAAGCATTTGCTGTCTGTCTTGTGGTAAAACCCTGACAGAGAACATGATCAGGCAGTGTGAGCTGAGTGAGTGCTTTTATGAGCATATAGACAATATCCTTTATAGTTTTGGTTATTTCCATGGAAATAATAATGGTGTAGAGTGCAAATCACTTAAAGGGAATGTGAAGAAAGTCAGACAGCGTGCACCTGGATTTGAACCAGGGACTGTTTGACCTGCAGTCAAATGCAGTGTAAACCACTCAGGTTGtgtgcagaaaataaaaacttttgctGTTTATCTTGTGGTAAAGTACAAAGTGAGACCACGATCAGGCAGCGTGAGCTGAGTAATTGCTTTAGTTGTGGGTATTTTGTGGGTTTTGACGCAGGCTAAGTGTTATTCTTGTATGTTGTCCAAAGCACAGTTGTCGTTTTGTTCCGGAAATCACACCCTTTTGTCTCTGATCATCTTCACCAAACACAATAATATATTACATGGtgtttgttaaagaaaatgattaaaatgtttcctTTACTAATGGCCATAAGTTGTTCAGAACATCAATCTCCATTGTATTATACatagtgagtgagagagagagaggacataCTGTAACAcagcattttataaataatcacatttcacatttgagTTGTGTTCTAAGAAAACCCTTCATATGGtctaattttgacattttgtactTCACTTTGGTTTGtttctcaaccagaagtaaagttttctcattttaaattcCCTCAAAAATCAAAACTGAGAAAATCTGatgtaaagatttcattccaatttcTGTGAAAGACCTgtctacctctacatttataatctAATCTACTGAAGGAAAAACAACAGTACTGACAAATTTGTAAAGAGCTATTGTCAGTTTTTTTCTCATGCCTGTGGTTCTCCTCCAGTTTCGTAAGTGCTGGTTGAGCTCTCTGAGGAAATGAGAATATAAAAAAGAGAAGTGTTTATTCTACAATAAATATCTCTGACTTTGGGAGTTTTCACAGCCAAACAGATCAGCTGCTGTCATGAAGACAGGAACTGCCCATGAAGCTTCCAGATGAAGttgttaggaggaaaaaaaaaagatggagaaggTTATTTAACCATGAGCAAAGCTTTGAAACTTTCTTATAAgcactgtgaaatccattatTACAAAGTCGAAAATATATATGGAACAATCCAGACACTACCAAGATCAGGCCAAACTGAGAACTCGTCCCGGAAAGACCACTGCCAGAGAAGTGTCCAAGAGTCCAGCTACAGCAGTGCAGGCGTTACAGAGTTCACTGTCTGAAACAAGAGGACCTGTATAAACCTCAGCAGTATCACCAGCCTCTatggaaaagaaggaaaggCCAGAAGAAAGCCACTTCTGAGAAAGGCCATGATAAAGAAATCTGAGAGCTTTTGGGAAAAGATTTTGTTGTCCAAAGTCAATATTAACGCGAGGAAAGTttcttgtattcagagttgggttacgcagctgcttacgTCTATTTTCAgggctccacattcagattattaaaaatcaCCTGagtgtacagtcaggtccggaagtatttggacaatgacagagtttttgtgattttgccttaatacaccaccacaatggatttgaaataaaacaatcaagatgtggtcaaagtgtagactttcggttttattttaagattttccacaaaaatatggcatttaccatttaggaattacagccattttaagcaaagtacctccattttcaggggctcaaaggtatttggacaaagtgacataaagTTTCAGAAATCACGATGTAGATTTAGCTCTCTAATCAACAAGACAGAGTTGCGTGATGAGGTAAAACTCCCTAAAATGACATGAGGAACAATCCCTGAGTCATTCTGTACatcataatatactgtatacatttttaagttatttactTATGAGTGTGGTGCCCAGAAGTAAAAACCTGCTGTCTAAAGGAGGGAATGAAtgatagaaaaagaaataggaacaaaaagaagaaaagaaggataTAAGAAAGGATAGGAAAACAAGTACAGAAAGAGATGATTGaaaaaatggaaggaaggaaggaaggaaggaaagaaggaaggaaagaacaATGTAAAGAAGGAAGAATATGAAACAAAAGACTGAAAGGAAGGAATGAAAAATAAGGATGGAATGAAGGATTGAAACAAAGtaggaaggaagaaaaggagGATAGCAAttaaaagtaaaggaaaaatacTGCATATGAAAGGAAAAAACCCTCCATCTTTCAGAGTGAATAACTCACCTTGTGATGGAGTGACAGTGAGATTGACGACAGGAGAATCGTTACAGTAGTAAATCCCCGAGTCTGACACTGACGCTTTCTTTATCAGCAGTGATGAATCAGCTAGCACAGTGAATCGATCTGGGCCACGGTGACAGACGATGGTGTCTTTCTCATCTTGAACAAAGAAGACGTGAATTCTCCCTCCATCGGCGCGTCTGTCCCAGCTTACCGATCCCTCGTTTTTACAGAAGAGGATGATGTCCCTCCCCTCTGTGCTTCTCTGACTGAATACACCTGTAAAAAGACTAACAATTAAAGTTGTTCCCTGTATTTATTTCCCACATGAAATAGACACACTGCTTTGGCTGAGactgcatacacacaaaaaaagaaaaaaatcaagctaTTTAGACAGGGGCAACGTAATCTCCACTTACCAGAGTGAGCAGAGAGCACACACTCCacaagcaggagagagagaaaaatactgAGCTTCATCACAATCTTCTGTCTCACACCGAGAGGAAACTCATCACAATACGATTTGATGTATTTAACATCAATAAAGCTAGAAGAGCTACTGGAGAGACGCAGGTACGGTGTAAATGAGGCCTAACATCGATAACATTAGGAAGGAGGAAGTATTGACGATGCTGTGGTCTGAGTTTAGGTGTCTATCCACCTGTCACACTGGTTTCCTGTTTGTGATGGCTACGAAGACCCAGTCTATATGTGATAGATGTttctatctatatataaaacaccGCTGCAGATGAATATAATCTCAGTGACatcaatgtttaaaaatgtccaattgattttttttcaatcaaaAACAATGGCTGCAGTCATGTGACTCCTAGAAAGCTTGGTCATAATTTGGCGCTTTCAATAAATTAATGTTACATGCTGAGGTGCAACTTTCCACATGTAACTTCTCATGATGGTTGGTTAGACCATCTGAGTTCCACATCTTGGATCTCGTACCTCTTTTACCATCTTTCCTCTATCCGAGGAAGCTCCTTGTGCTCCTTATCCACTCACTGTCGGTCCTATTCCCATCTCTCAAAAATACTAATTCCAGTTTAAAGGTTAACTTAAACTGCCAGCTCACATTAGTTTCATTTCAGTACCAGAGTCTTGATTTATATCCCCATTttctcactgatttatttactggAAGTCAAAAACGTGCCAGAATATAGCGTTACTGTAAACAACCTTGATTTGTTCATCACTAATTTTAACTAATAGTCAGCTAGCTGCACATTATcctctaataatttgcatatcagatgtgattggtccaaagccaagtttatttagtgacatcaTAAACTGAACTCATATATAGACCGAGAAAGTTTCTGCTttaagtataataaataaatatagattttGCCCTGTGTGAACAAAACTAGAAGATAAAAGATACCTCAATGTTTGCTAAACTCAGATGCTAACTATTTAGTGCTGGGGTTATGgcaataaaaatgctattttagtACACTAACTTATTTTTGATTTATCGTTAACTTGATCTAGGGTCTTTGCTCATCTTTGGTATTCATGTGGATTTGTAATGGAGACTTACTTTTTCTGGCTTGTTTACACTGAAGTAACTTATAACAGCTATTAGCTTCAGGCCATCTCATGTTAGCATTCCTTGACATCATATTAACACCTTGATCACTTTTTGATCCTTATGTTGTTGTAAATTGTGATTTCATCTTGATATTGTTGATTCTTGTGAATTAAAATCTGTCTGTGGGGTTCTGGCCTTGTCTTACTGTTATTTCTATTCAGCCATATCTATATAGTTTCCATGAATAAGACTCAGTCAGAATATATGTTTAGATTTGCATCACCTACAATATTTAGCAATGTATGTCATTTGGAATAAACCAAACTTTATGAAAATCGGTTAACCCTGACGCGAGTTGTAGCCGATTTTATAAGATTGGATCCGCACCTCTGTATAGACTTGCATTTGCCTTACGATCGAATATAGACCTTTCCAATATGGCGGGCGCGTTGACGTGTCGCGGCAGCTAGCAACGGCAAGGCCAGGCACTTCCGGGTTGTGAGGCGAAGTTGACGAGGGTGCGTCGCAAACAGTGCGCACGTGCGCTAGGCTCTTCCTGCTGTGTCCCGGACGTGCAGAGGAGCACGAGCTCGAgctttgcaaaacaaaacaaaacaagacaagacAGAGTTTTGATCAACTCCAGTGACCGGAAGTTGATCAGGCGCACTGTTTTGCACAGTTAGCGTATAACTGATGAACTTTTTAACTGTTGTAATAATCGCATGGAGATAATGCGTTTCCCTGCTCCGCCATTCTGCGGCTTCTGTTTACACTTTAATGTGAATTAATTAACTGGTTTACTGATTAACTGGTTTATTAATTTACTGCTTTGTGTCGTGTGTGGGTGCTGACGTCATGATTTTAGAGACATTATCACGAGCAAACTTTGCTTTGCGCTCGAGAGTAAGTAGcatttcactttatttctacaaactgttgcttttttttataatgcatGTGTTCAGCTGAGCTACAGAGTCAAGTTTATCATCTGTTTAGGatcttattaaaataataaatgcagatTAGTCATTGTATTACAGTCAGGAAGATGTGTTCACACATATGGAAGAAACATGTAGGCCAAGATacaaatttatgtttaaaatgtcctgGAATACCTGATCTACTTAATAtgcatgtttaataatgttcatTTGGGTTATATTTTCACTCTCTGTCAAATTTTGTGTAAGTATATTTCAAATTATAAACacttattttgaaaaaaaaaaagtctttaaaagtgCATAAGGGTTgtattatacactgtatataatattgCACTTTTTGGGAATGTTTCTATATTTACTTTTAAGATTTAGCTTTTTAAGATCGACTGTGAGTTTCTTCTGAGTAGTTTCTCTGGAATGAAACTTGTTGATTcagagctttttgtttttttatagacACCAGTATGACAGTACATGTAGTGGGAGAAGTTTTGGAGATGTTCTCATTTGAAATTTATGTTCATCACTTCcaggaaaatgattaaaattctTGTGTACGTCCACCTAAATGATCTCTAGGACGTATCTGTCCCAAAGACACCAACATTAAAGCAGCATAtgcacatgtaaatgtaaataaatgtgctaacggaaagcaaaaaaaaataaaaatcaacattATTGTAATACAGTTACTGATACGCGTGACGATAACGAGTTTTTTGCGAACAAACTGCCAACAAATCAATGAAAATGTTTAACGAGGTAAAACCTTGAGAGCATGAAACTACTGGTGCAGAATGGGTTCTTAACATTTCATCAGTTACGTGTTATAAAAGCATTGCCATGGTAAGTGTATCGTGATAGTATCGATATCGTAATCGTAATCGTAATCATCATATCATCCAGCCCTTATTATGATACGTGGATTCGGAAACGTTTTGAAGTATGCGATATTTTTGCTATATGGCTTATAATTTGTGCACATTTGTGTGTCATTTGGTCACATGATCCTGCTGTGTTatttcccgtgtgtgtgtgtgtgtgtgtgcaggtccCGGTGAGAAGAGTGCATCATTCGTCtgatcttcctcctcctcagccgGTTCCTCTGTTAGCTCAGACGCTGCAGCGCTACCTGCTGGCCCTGGAGCCGCTCTTACCCCCGGACGAGCTGCAGCACACGCGGAAGACGGTGCAGCGATTCGGCAGTGCTGGGGGCCTCGGAGAGAGACTGCAGAGAGGACTGGAGAAAcgcaccaaacacacacacaactgggTAAAGCAGGAATATCatcactttgtcatgttcagcatgtgtgtgagtctctGAGGATTCTGAGCCCTTTTTATAGATAAGATATTAGTGTAATAAGGAAGGAGTGAAATGCTcagcgacagggtggtgtgattaaGTGTAACGAAATGTAAACTTATTGCTTTGCAgcctgactcttacaaagctctgacactggagactccttccgtagaTATTAAATAATcgtatccttacagaaaacctcaccatatcaaagattgcacacatttacacactcactctctgagtctgtgtgtgtgtgtgtgtgtgtgtgtgtgtgtgtgtgtagatatcaGATTGGTGGGTTCAGTGGGCGTATCTGGAGAGTCGTCAGCCCCTGGCTGTTCACTCCAACCCGGCCATCTCACTGCCCCGACGTGACTTCAGCGACTGGAGAGGACAGCTGTTGTGAGTCTAAatacacacgcattcacacacacactcacacacacacacacacaagcattatTACTTCttgtaacaaaatgtaaatcCTCCCAGAAGTTGTCTTGGTTGTAGTAGAAATTGTCTTGGTTACAGTAGGGGTGGGAAAAAACACAGTCGCACAGTTCGACCTGCGATTAGCTGTCTCAAGCGTGAAACGTAGCCGagtaatatacacacaaacacacacacaaacacacacactaataaaagATCTCAACATCGTACATATGTTCCCATCGTACATATGTTTATGGGTGCGATGTTTAAATAGTTAACAGAAAAAATCTCATGGATTTAACTGAAcagttgttttcttttacataatcAGGTTAAAGATCAGACCAGAGGGATATAAAGTGTTACTTTAATATTAATCACAGACACTTCACGCTGTAACAGGCTGCGTCCTGTTTtctacacagtgtgtgtgtatcagtgaggGTGAGGTTCGATGGTCCCCAGGGTCCGTGAtgtttttactttgttaaagtGCTGGAAATCACAAACCACCCTTATCAAACCTATTGTTATTGAGGTTATAATTATTAACCTGTTTGTCAGGTCATTAGGCTATTTAGAATAATGTAACCGTCAGGATGGGaactgcgctctgattggttacagtagCATTTAGAATAGGaactgcgctctgattggttacagtagCATTTAGAGTAGGAACTGCGTTCTGATTAGGTAACGTAACAGTCAGGATGGgagctgcactctgattggttacgACGGTAGCATTTAGAATAGGaactgcgctctgattggttacagtagCATTTAGAATAGGAACTGCGCTCTGATTAGGTAACGTAACAGTCAGGATGGGagctgcgctctgattggttactgtGTTTAAGCGCTatagtctgtgtttgtgtgcaggttTGCAGCGAAGCTCATCTCCGCAGTGCTCGACTTCAAGAATAAAGTGGACAGGTTTGATTTTATAACATAATAAACACTATTTTAATGCTATGAACGTGAgactctctctgtatctctttctctccctgtctctctttctgtatctgtatctgtctctctctctctctctctctctctctctccttgtctctctgtctctccctgtttttctctttatctgtccctgtctctctccctctctctgtctctctctctttacctgactctctctgtatctgtctctctggctctgtctctctctctctgtctctctctctctgtatctctctgtatctcaAAGTCAGAAggttgctttattggcatgacacaTATTAAGTTCATGTTCAcagtgtgctttattggcatgactgcTTTAACAATGTTCCAACAAATAAAGGAACAGGAaaacagtaatgaataaaataaacatttaatgtttgtattGTTAAAGCTTAGATATAGACATTGggaacaaattagaaaataactacagaaataaataaatagaaacaaatgtacatacattcaatctctctctctctctctctctctctctctctgtctctcagtgggGGGTTACCTGTAGAGTATATGCGTGGCAGGCCGTTGTGTATGGAGCTGTTTCCTCGACTCTTCTCGTCATGTCGTATTCCCGGGCCGAAGCACGATAATATGATTCACTATGGCCGCCCACGCCGTGGCCCCACCCACATCACCGTGGTGCGAAACTACCAGGTGAGACACAAAGACTGGAGCAGGTTTTTACGTTTTCCAGCTTGGATGCTGCTAAATAGGTGATCAGCAAAATATCAAAAAAGGcagaagagaaaaacaatcGTTCGTTTTGGCACATTACATCAAATCCTACGCATACGCAAACACTTTCACACCAGGAATTCTGAATTAAAGTCCAAATCTGACAAAGTTACAGAACTGAAAGTAGAGATAAAGCAATTTAGATGAAGTTAGTggttgatgctaagtgtaattacagtgtaattttactAACATTGAGGGAAGTGTTGATATCCctgatagttttattttatttctatagtcAGTGCATATCGTGCgttattatttgttttgaaGCTGCAAAGAAAAATCACCTTCCTTTCTTAAAACACAGCACCAGCCTCTGAAATTAGCATTGCTTACAACGTGCGAATCtggtgaaagtgtgtgtatgtttgtgtgtgtgtgtagtttttccAGCTGGATGTGTACAATAGTGATGGCACCCCCCTCACTCAGAGTCAGATTCACTCTCAGCTGTGCCGGATCCGGGCTCAGTCCTGGAAAACCGATAAAGAGCCGATGGGCATCCTGACGAGTGACCACAGACACACGTGGGGCCAGGCTTACACACGCCTACTgcagggtaacacacacacacacacacacgtttttaatttcacttcatCAGTAGATATATCCTGACTGATTGAGTACACATGAAGAAAGCTGTGTGCATTTCTGTTTTACTGCATTACAGCATAAATAACAGTGCAATGAGCTGCtgcaccctatctagtgcactacgtgTCTTGTAGGGACCTGAATTCTTCCCTACtcactatctagtgcactacatgtcttGTAGGGACCTGAATTCTTCCCTACtcactatctagtgcactacatgtcctTTATGGAGCAATTTCATTCCCTACTCATAACGCAGAGCACTACaatcctgggcaaaaaaaaaaaatgggcccaGCCCAAAGTGGCAaattattaagcttttaatggtctttccaacaaattattggtcagtaaatgagcaagaattaatcAGATAGATAAAGAAGCTTATTATGGGATaacttttccctttgatttctttaaatttgatttcttttaagccttgtggctcttgatgggctgcatcaggcgtagcatcttaaaaaaaaaaaaaaaaaaaaaaaaaaaaaaaaccatcccaGAAGTTAtctttggaaaattttgtatacccagacatgtgttagtttgaatttcacatcaaatatttgaatcattatcatgattttgcatgcaagaagactatagaagtgaatttccctgtttctagcttttccccaaacggcaaaaggaaaccagcgaaTGAGGCAaatctgtttcattcttgctcatttcctgaccagtgatttgtgtgaagaccattaaaagcttaatatcttgacattttgggcttggtccattttttttgtttgcccaggagtgtacatgcCCTTTAGGGAGCCATTTTGTTTCTTACTAGTGCACTACattcctctctctgtgtttgtcctGTCTCTTAGATAAGATCAATAAGGAGTCGGTGAGGCTGATAGAGAAAGGTCTGTTCACACTGTGTCTCGACTCGCCCGTCATGACCATCTGTGATGAGAAGTATGAACTgtttctccatctctgtctgtctctctctctctctctctcttcatctgctTCTCTTTGAGTTTGCTAAAGGATTTTCCTCAGTTATTATCCGTCTGTAAAGAAcgaattttaaaaactatttgaTTCAGTCGATTCATTGACTTGAATCATTTGattgaatcactgaatcattttgatttattctctctatttatttattttctaattttctattattttcctGCATGGGTAAAAAGTCTTTGGTACTTAAAGTTTCACTTACATCTAGgtgataatttaatttaaaacattattttcatgGTGATTCATGACTCATTG
Proteins encoded:
- the LOC128318740 gene encoding uncharacterized protein LOC128318740, which produces MTSSSCSSARPGHSRKSLAHVRTVCDAPSSTSPHNPEVPGLAVASCRDTSTRPPYWKGLYSIASFTPYLRLSSSSSSFIDVKYIKSYCDEFPLGVRQKIVMKLSIFLSLLLVECVLSAHSGVFSQRSTEGRDIILFCKNEGSVSWDRRADGGRIHVFFVQDEKDTIVCHRGPDRFTVLADSSLLIKKASVSDSGIYYCNDSPVVNLTVTPSQESSTSTYTTASFRKPTGGVSGVERGLMFGGVGLAGLVFLLATVAAGRAIAHRAWQAGRDSVLLSSD